A genomic stretch from Elusimicrobiota bacterium includes:
- the thyX gene encoding FAD-dependent thymidylate synthase — MKEIKALDKGFVRLVEAMASDEGVVRAARVSYAGTTKGEAKDRELITYLLKHQHLTPFEHAVFKFHVKCPIFVARQWFRHRWSSYNEISFRYTETSEEFYVPERWRAQDRKNRQGSVAADLDDAALTRTYRESLEQSYRAYKDLIDAGVAREMARMALPVALYTEFFWTVNARSLINYLSLRADAHAQIEIQAYAEALAAFFEQLMPWTYEAFLQNLWKGENAKFAARKEKACAKH; from the coding sequence ATGAAAGAGATCAAGGCGCTCGACAAGGGCTTCGTCCGGCTCGTCGAGGCGATGGCCAGCGACGAAGGCGTGGTCCGCGCCGCGCGCGTATCCTACGCGGGCACGACCAAGGGCGAGGCGAAGGACCGCGAACTCATCACCTACCTCCTCAAGCATCAGCACCTCACCCCCTTCGAGCACGCGGTCTTCAAGTTCCACGTCAAGTGCCCCATCTTCGTGGCCCGGCAGTGGTTCCGCCACCGCTGGTCCTCCTACAACGAGATCAGCTTCCGCTACACCGAGACCTCCGAGGAGTTCTACGTCCCCGAGCGCTGGCGCGCGCAGGACCGGAAGAACCGGCAGGGCTCCGTGGCCGCCGACCTCGACGACGCCGCCCTCACGCGCACGTACCGAGAGTCCCTCGAGCAGTCCTACCGCGCCTACAAGGACCTCATCGACGCCGGGGTCGCCCGGGAGATGGCCCGCATGGCCCTGCCCGTCGCCCTCTACACCGAGTTCTTCTGGACCGTCAACGCCCGCAGCCTCATCAACTACCTCTCGCTGCGCGCCGACGCGCACGCGCAGATCGAGATCCAGGCCTACGCGGAGGCCCTCGCGGCCTTCTTCGAGCAGCTCATGCCCTGGACCTACGAGGCCTTCCTTCAGAACCTCTGGAAGGGCGAGAACGCCAAGTTCGCGGCGAGAAAGGAGAAGGCTTGCGCGAAGCACTGA
- a CDS encoding efflux RND transporter periplasmic adaptor subunit — MREALTLLVLWTVLAAPAAAQQVGELRRGPLRAVVRVRGTVSAEELLRLNAPIDGRVEEILVSSGTWVEPKTDLARMLSREMAAMKDSQGSISEQIMQDRWGKTYRPNAVNCPVRCYVTRVFARPKTVVPSGTALVEAARKLRLLGHVRPGDMAFVRKGQLIDFWDPRRPSRRLQARVEDVRFDVAGQKVAPGGSVTALLEYGYALEPGTSWEGEIVTQERADALRVPTGALIRFGDELFLPVRVSTGITTYEATEITGGASDRQRFLILDPSKIGDAKAYEPAPTKPRSRRAAPRAERRPDEDAEPEASSGGPESGNADIVESGNDYPSDYDHE, encoded by the coding sequence TTGCGCGAAGCACTGACGCTCCTCGTCCTCTGGACGGTCCTCGCCGCGCCGGCCGCCGCCCAGCAGGTCGGCGAGCTGCGCCGCGGCCCCCTGCGCGCCGTGGTACGCGTACGGGGCACGGTCTCCGCCGAGGAGCTCCTGCGCCTGAATGCGCCCATCGACGGCCGCGTCGAGGAGATCCTCGTCTCTTCCGGGACCTGGGTCGAGCCGAAGACCGACCTCGCCCGCATGCTCTCCCGCGAGATGGCGGCGATGAAGGACAGCCAGGGCTCCATCTCGGAGCAGATCATGCAGGACCGCTGGGGAAAGACCTACCGCCCCAACGCCGTGAACTGCCCCGTCCGCTGCTACGTCACCCGCGTCTTCGCGCGGCCGAAGACCGTCGTCCCCTCCGGGACCGCGCTCGTCGAGGCCGCCCGCAAGCTGCGCCTTCTCGGACACGTCCGGCCCGGCGACATGGCCTTCGTGCGCAAGGGGCAGCTCATCGATTTCTGGGACCCTCGCCGTCCCTCGCGCCGCCTCCAGGCGCGCGTCGAGGACGTCCGCTTCGACGTCGCGGGGCAGAAGGTGGCCCCCGGCGGAAGCGTCACGGCGCTCCTCGAGTACGGCTACGCGCTCGAGCCGGGGACGAGCTGGGAGGGAGAGATCGTCACCCAGGAGCGTGCCGACGCGCTGCGCGTGCCCACCGGAGCGCTCATCCGCTTCGGCGACGAACTCTTCCTTCCCGTGCGCGTATCGACCGGGATCACCACGTACGAAGCGACCGAGATCACCGGCGGGGCGTCCGACCGCCAGCGCTTCCTCATCCTCGACCCCTCCAAGATCGGGGACGCGAAGGCCTATGAGCCGGCGCCGACGAAGCCGAGGAGCCGCCGCGCGGCCCCCCGGGCCGAGCGGCGCCCGGACGAGGACGCCGAGCCCGAGGCCTCCTCCGGGGGCCCCGAGAGCGGGAACGCCGACATCGTCGAGTCCGGCAACGACTACCCGAGCGACTACGATCACGAATAG
- a CDS encoding DUF3536 domain-containing protein, whose translation MKNKLVALHLHFDLPPCDDPWLERVDADPSALPFRDAHERFYHTVVGPLLEASLRDEDGRPRASANVLERVSFSFAPSLLAWLEREQPRAYALVLAADRSARRRGRGGALACPHPSLILPLASPEERRAALAWGLADFRRRFRREPEACWLPEGAADAGTLELLAETGLRFALLDPSLLEKVRPIGGRAWQLVDGARFEPRRPYRWSGGGKTLTVLFRDARLSASAASGRLAAGGARALARRLVDGFRVNDASETMLVAAPAEAFSGDRGGERALAEALDLLARETAFAFASPSRALDLFPPPEEAALRLPGASACAHGLARWGGPGVCPCPGALAPHSRRSLSWRPALREALAAFASDLDRALAPSSAALFADPAAARAAWLDEGPAPDARAVQRHLDAHTRAHASPEEARRALRLLEAWRMRLEAFSFWTWESPTPAEGPALRALRCAARAALLSERETGDEGPRTRLAAALRALPGSAERGGPAGTFEREFREQSEGPRRWAAHAATLEHLTGALGFPRALPESSVYDLETEVLLRRTAEGRRGELRSVSVLRLRLRDRRLRENTRCFAAVTHAGRLALDVRLREGFAPRDAEAAAALANAFLEADGSDYEALASNVFGPGRLGIDALLSGERRRAVLELSPPAGGRGRALGAWTAALRASLGGGDPLELLRAAAEAARCGVGADALPDAAHARALVLRAAEDLSREPSVPRADALLGLLRAAGEAGLSLPLRALQARALEGLQGVGPSGDALAAELGLSRSALMKEPL comes from the coding sequence GTGAAGAACAAGCTGGTCGCGCTGCATCTGCACTTCGACCTCCCCCCCTGCGACGACCCCTGGCTCGAGCGCGTCGACGCGGATCCCTCCGCGCTCCCGTTCCGGGACGCCCACGAGCGCTTCTATCACACCGTCGTCGGCCCCCTGCTCGAGGCCTCCCTGCGCGACGAGGACGGACGGCCCCGCGCGAGCGCGAACGTCCTCGAGCGGGTCTCCTTCAGCTTCGCCCCCTCCCTGCTCGCCTGGCTCGAGCGCGAGCAGCCCCGCGCCTACGCCCTCGTCCTCGCGGCCGACCGTTCGGCGCGCCGGCGCGGCCGCGGAGGGGCCCTCGCCTGTCCGCACCCCTCCTTGATCCTCCCGCTCGCCTCGCCGGAGGAGCGCCGCGCCGCGCTCGCCTGGGGACTCGCCGACTTCCGGCGCCGCTTCCGGCGGGAGCCCGAAGCCTGCTGGCTCCCGGAAGGAGCCGCGGACGCGGGAACCCTCGAGCTTCTCGCGGAAACGGGCCTGCGCTTCGCCCTCCTCGACCCCTCGCTTCTCGAGAAGGTCCGCCCCATCGGCGGCCGGGCCTGGCAGCTCGTCGACGGAGCCCGCTTCGAGCCGCGCCGTCCCTACCGCTGGAGCGGGGGCGGGAAGACCCTGACCGTCCTCTTCCGCGACGCGCGGCTCTCCGCGTCGGCCGCCTCCGGACGCCTGGCGGCCGGCGGGGCCCGCGCCCTCGCGCGCCGGCTCGTCGACGGCTTCCGGGTCAACGACGCCTCCGAGACGATGCTCGTCGCCGCCCCGGCCGAGGCGTTCTCCGGCGACCGGGGAGGAGAACGGGCGCTCGCGGAGGCCCTCGACCTGCTCGCGCGGGAGACCGCCTTCGCCTTCGCCTCGCCCTCGCGGGCCCTCGACCTCTTCCCTCCTCCCGAGGAGGCCGCTCTGCGCCTGCCCGGCGCCTCCGCCTGCGCGCACGGCCTCGCGCGCTGGGGCGGACCGGGCGTCTGCCCCTGCCCGGGGGCGCTCGCGCCCCATTCCCGCCGGTCCCTCTCCTGGCGGCCGGCCCTGCGCGAGGCGCTCGCGGCGTTCGCCTCCGACCTCGACCGCGCCCTGGCTCCGTCCTCCGCAGCGCTCTTCGCCGACCCGGCGGCGGCACGCGCCGCCTGGCTCGACGAGGGTCCGGCGCCGGACGCCCGCGCCGTACAGCGCCACCTCGACGCCCATACCCGCGCGCACGCCTCCCCGGAGGAGGCGCGTCGCGCGCTGCGCCTGCTCGAGGCCTGGCGCATGCGCCTGGAGGCCTTCTCCTTCTGGACCTGGGAGTCGCCGACTCCGGCGGAGGGGCCGGCCCTCAGGGCCCTGCGCTGCGCCGCGCGCGCCGCTCTCCTCTCCGAGCGCGAGACCGGCGACGAGGGCCCGCGCACGCGGCTCGCGGCCGCCCTGCGCGCCCTCCCCGGAAGCGCCGAGCGCGGCGGCCCCGCCGGGACCTTCGAGCGCGAGTTCCGCGAGCAGTCGGAGGGCCCCCGGCGCTGGGCCGCGCACGCCGCGACGCTCGAGCACCTCACGGGCGCCCTCGGCTTCCCCCGCGCCCTCCCGGAGAGCTCCGTCTACGACCTCGAGACGGAGGTCCTGCTCCGGCGCACGGCGGAGGGACGGCGCGGAGAGCTCCGCTCGGTCTCGGTGCTGCGCCTGCGCCTGCGCGACCGCCGCCTGCGCGAGAACACGCGCTGCTTCGCCGCCGTGACGCACGCCGGCCGGCTCGCGCTCGACGTGCGCCTGCGCGAGGGCTTCGCTCCGCGCGACGCGGAAGCCGCGGCCGCGCTCGCGAACGCCTTCCTGGAAGCCGACGGCTCCGACTATGAGGCCCTCGCCTCCAACGTCTTCGGCCCCGGCCGTCTCGGCATCGACGCCCTCCTCTCCGGCGAGCGCCGGCGAGCCGTGCTGGAGCTCTCTCCCCCGGCGGGCGGACGCGGGCGCGCGCTCGGCGCCTGGACGGCCGCCCTGCGCGCCTCCCTCGGCGGAGGAGACCCCCTGGAGCTCCTGCGCGCCGCCGCGGAGGCGGCGCGCTGCGGTGTCGGCGCCGACGCGCTCCCCGACGCCGCCCATGCCCGCGCGCTCGTGCTGCGGGCCGCCGAAGACCTCTCGCGGGAGCCCTCCGTCCCGCGCGCGGACGCCCTGCTGGGCCTGCTGCGCGCCGCCGGAGAGGCCGGACTCTCCCTGCCGCTGCGCGCGCTGCAGGCCCGGGCCCTCGAAGGACTCCAGGGCGTCGGACCTTCGGGAGACGCCCTCGCCGCCGAACTCGGACTCTCCCGCAGCGCCCTGATGAAGGAGCCCCTATGA
- a CDS encoding PhoH family protein: MITKKIRLEGEKEAVLLLGEQDAHLRRLEKEYDVEIYVRHDAESHGLQVTLRGVAGRVQKAHKRLLERLERVRRGQSLEEEPLPALPAPAGEAVPADAVLVTAYGKVIRPKSPRQKDYCDAILSGDLAFGIGPAGTGKTYLAVAAAVRALKSREVSRIVLTRPVVEAGEKLGFLPGDLYEKVHPYLKPLYDAFYGIIGPDKFRLWRGDEIIEIVPLAYMRGRTLENAFIILDEAQNTTVEQMKMFLTRMGTGSRVVVTGDVTQVDLVTGRSGLVLIEGILRGVEGVSFTHFLEEDVVRHPLVKKIIRAFDHWEKKK; encoded by the coding sequence ATGATCACGAAGAAGATCCGCCTGGAAGGAGAGAAGGAGGCCGTGCTGCTCCTCGGAGAGCAGGACGCGCACCTGCGCCGCCTCGAGAAGGAGTACGACGTCGAGATCTACGTCCGCCACGACGCCGAGTCTCACGGCCTGCAGGTGACCCTGCGCGGCGTCGCCGGGCGGGTCCAGAAGGCGCACAAGCGCTTGCTGGAGCGCCTCGAGCGCGTGCGGCGCGGACAGTCGCTCGAGGAGGAGCCGCTCCCCGCGCTCCCGGCCCCCGCGGGAGAAGCCGTGCCCGCGGACGCGGTGCTCGTGACCGCGTACGGCAAGGTCATCCGCCCCAAGTCCCCCCGGCAGAAGGACTACTGCGACGCCATCCTCTCCGGCGACCTCGCCTTCGGCATCGGGCCCGCGGGGACCGGGAAGACCTATCTCGCCGTGGCCGCCGCGGTCCGCGCCCTCAAGTCGCGGGAGGTCTCGCGGATCGTCCTCACGCGCCCCGTCGTCGAGGCCGGCGAGAAGCTCGGCTTCCTGCCCGGAGACCTCTACGAGAAGGTGCACCCCTACCTCAAGCCGCTCTACGACGCCTTCTACGGGATCATCGGACCCGACAAGTTCCGACTCTGGCGCGGCGACGAGATCATCGAGATCGTCCCGCTCGCCTACATGCGCGGGCGCACGCTCGAGAACGCCTTCATCATCCTCGACGAGGCCCAGAACACGACGGTCGAGCAGATGAAGATGTTCCTCACCCGCATGGGCACCGGCTCGCGCGTCGTCGTGACGGGCGACGTCACGCAGGTGGACCTCGTCACCGGCCGCTCCGGCCTCGTCCTCATCGAGGGCATCCTACGCGGCGTGGAAGGAGTGAGCTTCACGCACTTCCTGGAAGAGGACGTCGTGCGTCATCCGCTCGTCAAGAAGATCATCCGCGCGTTCGATCATTGGGAGAAGAAGAAATGA
- the ybeY gene encoding rRNA maturation RNase YbeY — MNILLFGRVPRSPSMRRLLLAAARAGLGPLARRRGELCVVFCPDAEMRRLNRAHLGRNRTTDVIAFLYPPQKGVPHGETLPFGDVYVGSDAARRQGAELGHGPLEELLTLVAHGTLHLAGYDDLRPADKKRMFARQSRIVARVLKNVQAKTR; from the coding sequence ATGAACATCCTCCTCTTCGGCCGCGTCCCCCGAAGCCCCTCCATGCGCCGCCTCCTGCTCGCCGCCGCACGCGCGGGTCTCGGGCCCCTGGCGCGGCGCCGCGGGGAGCTCTGCGTCGTGTTCTGTCCCGACGCCGAGATGCGGAGGCTCAACCGGGCGCACCTGGGAAGGAACCGCACGACCGACGTCATCGCCTTCCTCTATCCGCCCCAGAAGGGCGTTCCGCACGGGGAGACGCTCCCCTTCGGGGACGTCTACGTCGGCTCGGACGCCGCGCGCCGCCAGGGCGCGGAGCTCGGGCACGGTCCCCTCGAGGAGCTCCTCACCCTCGTCGCCCACGGGACCCTGCACCTCGCCGGCTACGACGATCTGCGCCCGGCGGACAAGAAGCGCATGTTCGCCCGCCAGAGCCGCATCGTCGCGCGCGTGCTGAAGAATGTCCAAGCGAAGACCCGTTAA
- a CDS encoding tetratricopeptide repeat protein has product MSKRRPVKASAPPSPSPSTEEGGALAALLWAALFAALAFVPDQKILRWKLLALEAGTASALLTLALSWLRRTRAEWTRTPLDLPVALYAAGGLLFYALSPERGVSRPELVRILFSAAAFFAAAQTWPLLREPRTAPRVLAGAAGLLAAYALLQPFGGIGILQVPRLERPIATFGNPIFLAAFLAASLPSALALALDEETLARRTAAGVSALLCAGALWAAQSRAAFAGLVFAGALFGIMILRGRARIVTLSSAALFAALALWLFRGREWTHGLIWRDALALWRAHPLIGCGLGRFHVEFPAYASEALRALWPEQKVIVNFAHNEYLQTLCETGLVGLLLFLAVPAAALRRLAPAAGAPPVPRWALGALLGAAALFGQAVFSPDLRFGVSAFLLFALLGGAASAAGRREPLPTFPGRFAGAAILALATASWAWLAAAPALANRRLAREPGFHVEQTPELRAALDELEVRLRAEPANGDLAEHLAWLYAKARRWERAVPLYEQAALHLPGRPGPLNNLGNIAYTVGKREEAISWWERSLAVDDGQVDAHLNLGKTLYETGRLKEAAAHLQKVLVKDPSNEKAQVLLKKMVE; this is encoded by the coding sequence ATGTCCAAGCGAAGACCCGTTAAGGCGAGCGCTCCGCCGTCCCCTTCGCCGTCGACGGAGGAGGGCGGAGCGCTTGCGGCTCTACTCTGGGCGGCGCTCTTCGCCGCCCTCGCCTTCGTCCCCGACCAGAAGATCCTGCGCTGGAAGCTCCTCGCCCTCGAGGCCGGGACCGCGTCCGCGCTCCTGACCCTCGCCCTCTCCTGGCTCCGCCGCACGCGCGCCGAGTGGACGCGCACCCCGCTCGACCTCCCCGTCGCGCTCTACGCCGCGGGCGGGCTCCTCTTCTATGCGCTCTCCCCCGAGCGCGGCGTCTCTCGTCCCGAACTGGTCCGCATCCTCTTCTCGGCCGCCGCCTTCTTCGCCGCCGCCCAGACCTGGCCGCTCCTGCGCGAACCCAGGACGGCTCCGCGGGTTCTGGCCGGAGCCGCGGGACTCCTGGCGGCCTACGCGCTCCTCCAGCCCTTCGGAGGGATCGGGATCCTCCAGGTCCCGCGCCTCGAGCGCCCCATCGCCACCTTCGGCAACCCCATCTTCCTCGCCGCCTTCCTCGCCGCCTCCCTGCCCTCCGCGCTGGCCCTCGCGCTCGACGAGGAGACCCTCGCCCGCCGCACCGCGGCCGGGGTCTCGGCCCTGCTCTGCGCCGGAGCCCTCTGGGCGGCCCAGTCCCGCGCGGCCTTCGCCGGCCTCGTGTTCGCCGGCGCCCTCTTCGGCATCATGATCCTCAGGGGACGCGCGCGCATCGTGACGCTGTCGAGCGCCGCGCTCTTCGCCGCCCTGGCGCTGTGGCTCTTCCGCGGCCGCGAGTGGACGCACGGCCTCATCTGGCGCGACGCGCTCGCCCTGTGGCGGGCCCACCCGCTCATCGGCTGCGGGCTGGGCCGCTTCCATGTCGAGTTCCCCGCCTACGCGTCGGAAGCCCTGCGCGCGCTCTGGCCGGAGCAGAAGGTCATCGTCAACTTCGCTCATAACGAGTATCTTCAGACCCTCTGCGAGACGGGCCTCGTCGGTCTCCTGCTCTTCCTCGCCGTGCCCGCGGCCGCGCTGCGCCGGCTGGCGCCCGCCGCCGGAGCGCCGCCCGTCCCCCGCTGGGCCCTCGGCGCTCTGCTCGGCGCGGCGGCCCTGTTCGGCCAGGCGGTCTTCTCACCCGACCTCCGCTTCGGCGTCTCCGCCTTCCTCCTCTTCGCCCTGCTCGGCGGCGCCGCCTCGGCCGCGGGCCGCCGGGAGCCCCTGCCGACCTTCCCCGGGCGCTTCGCGGGCGCGGCGATCCTCGCGCTCGCTACGGCGTCGTGGGCTTGGCTCGCCGCGGCGCCCGCGCTCGCCAACCGGCGGCTCGCGCGCGAGCCCGGCTTCCACGTCGAGCAGACTCCGGAGCTGCGCGCGGCGCTCGACGAGCTCGAGGTCCGTCTGCGCGCCGAGCCCGCCAACGGCGACCTCGCCGAGCACCTGGCCTGGCTCTACGCGAAAGCGCGCCGCTGGGAGCGCGCGGTGCCGCTCTACGAGCAGGCCGCGCTCCACCTGCCCGGACGGCCGGGCCCGCTCAACAACCTCGGGAACATCGCGTATACCGTGGGGAAGCGCGAGGAGGCCATCTCCTGGTGGGAGCGCTCGCTCGCCGTCGACGACGGCCAGGTCGACGCGCACCTGAACCTCGGCAAGACCCTTTACGAGACCGGCCGCCTCAAGGAGGCGGCCGCCCACCTGCAGAAGGTCCTCGTCAAGGACCCCTCCAACGAGAAGGCCCAGGTCCTGCTGAAGAAGATGGTCGAGTGA
- a CDS encoding response regulator encodes MRTVRRFLIVDDAEAVVRLLVRYLVKAGHEAKGAASAEDALELLARESFDLIFLDDGLPKMMGLTAIPEIQKLSRAPIVMITGLDSEDMRKDAALLGAHCVLLKPIEFEALAARVRELLGPDAI; translated from the coding sequence ATGCGGACGGTCCGGCGTTTCCTCATCGTCGACGACGCGGAGGCGGTGGTGCGCCTCCTCGTGCGCTACCTCGTCAAGGCCGGACACGAGGCCAAAGGCGCCGCGAGCGCCGAGGACGCGCTCGAACTCCTCGCGCGCGAGTCGTTCGACCTCATCTTCCTCGACGACGGCCTGCCCAAGATGATGGGGCTGACCGCCATTCCCGAGATCCAGAAGCTCTCCCGTGCGCCTATCGTGATGATCACCGGCCTCGACAGCGAGGACATGCGCAAGGACGCCGCGCTGCTCGGCGCGCACTGCGTCCTCCTCAAACCCATCGAATTCGAAGCGCTCGCCGCGCGGGTCCGGGAGCTCCTGGGTCCAGACGCTATTTGA
- a CDS encoding outer membrane protein transport protein, translated as MRGSLVIALAVLLLAPASARASGYEFEGIGTRHVSRAGAATADAKDWSAVYWNPAGLASAPRSVGVQVFGGWAFPRDSDSLSSLSSLGLAYGKDTLPATFVLGAAGAVVPVGESAALGLGVYTPLLQGLDFQETSTSGARTRFKGSATVLTTNVSLGVRLTESLLAGFGLDFLYGRIENMTEIRDMPTAALGGALTDLDGGYAGSGYGLESVLGLLWTPHPRLTLGLTARSGAEVIIRGEAHSFWRSTAFGTLGDEHSRFRYPVHHPPTLDTGLAWRASDAWTLTFDVHQTFWRCFTSAMTFDTAGTLLANTTNSYHWRDTWKARLGSSWRTGPKTELLAGYSYDRFAVDAASVDFATAVDVPMHRASVGWGQRWTDSFSTLLGAIGGYGERKVGPKRYALSGVQLMAESQLKF; from the coding sequence ATGAGGGGCTCCCTTGTCATCGCGCTCGCCGTCCTGCTTCTGGCGCCCGCGTCCGCTCGCGCCTCCGGTTATGAGTTCGAGGGCATCGGCACCCGGCACGTTTCCCGGGCCGGCGCCGCGACGGCCGACGCGAAGGACTGGAGCGCCGTCTACTGGAACCCCGCCGGGCTCGCGAGCGCGCCCCGCTCCGTCGGCGTGCAGGTTTTCGGCGGGTGGGCCTTCCCTCGCGACTCGGATTCGCTCTCGTCGCTCTCCTCCCTGGGCCTGGCCTACGGGAAGGACACCCTTCCCGCTACCTTCGTCCTCGGCGCCGCGGGCGCCGTCGTGCCGGTAGGCGAAAGCGCCGCGCTCGGCCTCGGCGTCTATACCCCGCTGCTCCAGGGGCTCGACTTCCAGGAGACCTCGACCTCCGGCGCGCGCACGCGCTTCAAGGGCTCGGCGACAGTGTTGACGACCAATGTCTCCCTGGGCGTGCGACTCACCGAGAGTCTGCTGGCCGGCTTCGGTCTGGATTTCCTTTACGGCCGCATCGAGAATATGACCGAGATCCGGGACATGCCGACTGCCGCGCTCGGAGGCGCCCTCACCGACCTCGACGGCGGCTACGCGGGCAGCGGCTACGGGCTCGAGAGCGTGCTCGGCCTGCTCTGGACCCCGCATCCCCGCCTCACGCTGGGGCTGACGGCCCGCAGCGGGGCCGAGGTCATCATCCGCGGCGAAGCGCATTCGTTCTGGAGAAGCACCGCGTTCGGCACTCTCGGAGACGAGCACAGCCGCTTCCGCTATCCCGTGCATCATCCGCCCACCCTCGACACCGGCCTCGCCTGGCGCGCCTCCGACGCCTGGACCCTGACCTTCGACGTGCACCAGACCTTCTGGCGCTGCTTCACGAGCGCGATGACCTTCGACACGGCGGGGACGTTGCTCGCCAATACCACGAACAGCTATCATTGGCGGGACACTTGGAAGGCGCGCTTGGGCTCGTCCTGGCGAACCGGGCCGAAAACGGAGCTGCTCGCGGGCTATTCCTACGACCGCTTCGCCGTGGACGCCGCGTCCGTGGACTTCGCGACGGCGGTGGACGTCCCTATGCACCGGGCCTCCGTCGGCTGGGGCCAGCGCTGGACCGATAGCTTCTCGACCCTGCTCGGAGCCATCGGGGGCTACGGCGAGCGCAAGGTCGGGCCCAAGCGGTACGCACTCTCGGGCGTGCAGCTCATGGCTGAGTCGCAGTTGAAGTTCTAG
- a CDS encoding HAMP domain-containing sensor histidine kinase, with amino-acid sequence MIFGESSSDTRGNEPIFVERRQIFFTACVALLGAATGLLPGSPFPIGFCIATFSSALMHVALFLFFPRLKRSHFIAANCANILITAAVIHYTGGVTSPFVICLLTILISGAGYEILPRYTIPGIMCVYASVVGLEFTGLLPPVAFTAQGLYANPLLLTLVGLATLAFFFISGTIYETTVQRLREQVRRDSARAQETLLQMSRMEAHSQLGVTVSKIAHDIRGPLGAVRGFLETLEADGRLQGDDKEDGALMRSELGRVNALIDRMVRYVKPGAGVHEPLDLGLLLDDVLGVARFYPGAWLIRLEMELPASGACIVRGDKGQFQQAFFNLVKNAVEALRERKGGIIRVRLTPEEGTAAFRIADDGPGFPPQALVRLGKEQFTARAEGGGLGLLIVREIIEAHGGTVIFSNRPEGGAEVCVRLPSVVPGVAQRPGA; translated from the coding sequence ATGATCTTCGGAGAGTCCTCCTCCGATACGCGGGGCAATGAGCCCATCTTCGTCGAACGACGCCAGATATTCTTCACGGCCTGCGTCGCGCTTCTGGGCGCAGCGACCGGCCTCCTGCCGGGAAGCCCTTTCCCCATCGGATTCTGCATCGCCACGTTCTCCTCCGCGCTCATGCACGTCGCGCTTTTCCTCTTCTTCCCCCGGCTGAAGCGTTCTCATTTCATCGCCGCGAACTGCGCGAACATCCTCATCACGGCCGCCGTCATCCACTATACCGGAGGAGTCACCTCTCCGTTCGTCATCTGCCTGCTCACCATCCTCATCTCGGGCGCCGGCTACGAGATCCTGCCGCGCTACACCATCCCCGGCATCATGTGCGTCTACGCCTCCGTGGTCGGTCTGGAATTCACGGGGCTGCTCCCGCCGGTCGCGTTCACGGCGCAGGGACTCTACGCGAATCCTCTCCTGCTCACGCTCGTCGGCCTCGCCACGCTGGCGTTCTTCTTCATCTCGGGAACGATCTATGAGACGACCGTCCAGCGCCTGCGCGAGCAGGTCCGCCGCGACAGCGCGCGGGCGCAGGAGACGCTCCTGCAGATGTCGCGCATGGAGGCGCACTCCCAGCTCGGGGTCACGGTTTCCAAGATCGCTCACGACATCCGCGGCCCGCTCGGGGCGGTGCGCGGTTTCCTCGAGACCCTCGAGGCCGACGGGCGTCTGCAGGGCGACGACAAGGAGGACGGCGCGCTCATGCGCTCGGAGCTCGGTCGGGTCAACGCCCTCATCGACCGCATGGTCCGCTACGTGAAGCCCGGCGCCGGCGTCCATGAGCCGCTTGACCTCGGCCTCTTGCTTGACGACGTTCTCGGCGTGGCCCGCTTCTATCCCGGCGCCTGGCTCATCCGCTTGGAGATGGAGCTTCCTGCGTCGGGCGCCTGCATCGTCCGGGGCGACAAGGGACAGTTCCAGCAGGCCTTCTTCAACCTCGTCAAGAACGCGGTGGAGGCCCTGCGCGAGCGCAAGGGCGGGATCATCCGCGTCCGGCTCACTCCCGAGGAGGGGACGGCGGCCTTCCGCATCGCCGACGACGGCCCCGGCTTCCCGCCCCAGGCGCTCGTGCGGCTCGGGAAGGAACAGTTCACGGCCCGGGCCGAGGGCGGAGGGCTCGGCCTCCTCATCGTGCGCGAGATCATCGAGGCCCACGGCGGGACGGTCATTTTCTCCAATCGTCCCGAGGGAGGAGCCGAGGTCTGCGTGCGCCTGCCGTCCGTCGTCCCGGGCGTCGCGCAGAGGCCGGGCGCATGA
- a CDS encoding lycopene cyclase domain-containing protein produces MRLPLYFLSTLLYFWLPAAALAWKVYPGLDRLSRRAFWLTLAVFVPLTAAMEFVCLRLDVWTFSEAKDPLLGLRIFGAPVEEFLFWFGAQPFVLFSYLAFRRRFGRAL; encoded by the coding sequence ATGAGGCTGCCGCTCTACTTTTTGAGCACTCTCCTCTACTTCTGGCTCCCGGCCGCGGCGCTGGCCTGGAAGGTCTACCCGGGGCTCGACCGCCTCTCGCGCCGGGCCTTCTGGCTCACGCTCGCCGTCTTCGTGCCGCTGACCGCCGCGATGGAGTTCGTCTGCCTCCGCCTGGACGTCTGGACCTTCTCCGAGGCGAAGGACCCGCTGCTCGGCCTGCGGATCTTCGGCGCCCCCGTCGAGGAGTTCCTCTTCTGGTTCGGGGCCCAGCCCTTCGTGCTCTTCTCCTACCTCGCTTTCCGCCGCCGCTTCGGGAGGGCCCTGTGA